The following is a genomic window from Amycolatopsis australiensis.
GGCAACTTCTGGGGCCTGCCGGTCAACTCGACGGCGTTCGCGCTGCTGTCGGTGATCGTCACCGCGGGCAGCATGCAGGTCTTCGGCGAGGCCATCACCGACCCGGCCGAGCTGCTGGCCAAGGTGCACAACACGCCGGTGCTGATCGTCGGCGCGCTGACGTTCGCGGTGGCGACCATGGGCGTCAACATCGTCGCCAACTTCGTCTCCCCCGCCTACGACCTGGCCAACATCTGGCCGAAGCGGATCACGTTCACCATCGGCGGGATGATCAGCGCGGTCGCGGCGCTGTGCGTGCTGCCGTGGAAGCTGTACTCCTCGCCGGCGGTGGTCAACTACTTCCTCGGCGGGCTCGGCGCGTTCCTCGGGCCGCTGTTCGGGATCATGATCGTCGACTACTACCTGATCCGGCGCGGCAAGGTCGACGTCGCGCAGCTGTTCGTCGACGGCGGCGCGTACCCCCGGGTGAACCCGCGGGCGCTGGTGACGTTCTTCCCGGCGGCCGCGCTGTCGGCGGTGATCGCGCTGGTGCCGTTCTTCGCGCCCGCGGCGCCGTACTCGTGGTTCATCGGCACGGCGTCGTCGGCCGCACTCTACTGGGCCGTTTCGAGGAAGCTCCGATGAGGATCGTCGTCACCAACTGCAACACCACCGAGGCGATGACGAAGGAGATCGAAGCCGGGGCCCGCGCGGCCGCGAGCCCCGGCACCGAGATCCTCGCCAGGACGCCGCGCTGGGGTCCGGAGTCGGCCGAAGGCTGGCTGGACAGCTTCCTGTCCGCCGCGGCCGTGCTGGACCTGTTGCGGGGCCTGGACGAACCGTTCGACGCGGTCGTGCTCGCCGGCTTCGGCGAGCACGGCCGCGAAGGCGCGCGCGAGCTGCTCGACGTCCCGGTCGTCGACATCACCGAGGCGGCGGCGCACCTGGCCTGCCTGCTCGGCCGCCGCTACGGCGTGGTGACCACTTTGGACCGCACGTGCGGGCTGATCGAGGACAGCCTCCACGCCGCGGGCGTCGGGCAGAACTGCGTCACGGTCACCGGCGCGGGCCTCGGCGTGCTGGAGCTGACCGACGAGCGCCGGACGGAGTCGGCGTTGCTCACCGCGGGCCGCCGCGCGCGGGACGCCGGCGCGGAGGTGCTCGTCCTCGGCTGCGCCGGGATGACCGGGCTGGACCGCAAGATCGCGACGATGCTGGACATCCCGGTCATCGACGGGGTCGCGGCGGCGGTCCGGCTCGCGGAGTCGCTCGTGGCGCTGGGACTCCGGACCAGCCGCGCGGGGTCGTACGCGAAGCCGCTGGACAAGCGGCGCACCTGGCCCGGCTGATTGACACTTCCGCGCCAGCCACGCAGAATTCGACCGCCACACGCCGTACCGCCGCCCGGTGACGAGTGGGGATCCTGGCGTCCCCGAAAGGGCGGTCGAAGTGCGAAGCGTTCTGGGCGCGCTGGCTTTGTCGGCGAGCATGCTCCTGGTCCCGGTGAGCGGGACGGCGGTGGCCGCGCCGCCACCGCACACCGTCGTCACCGACGGCGCGAAGCTCGCCGGTATCCGGCAAGCGATCCGCAGTGGCCACGCGGGCAAGGCCCAGCGTGACGCCCTGAAAGTGGTGGTGGACAAGGCGAACGCGGCGTTGACGGCCGGGCCGTGGTCGGTCGTGCAGAAACCGTCGGCGCCGCCGAGCGGCGACAAGCACGACTACCTGAGCCAGGCACCCTACTGGTGGGCGAGCCGGCCGAAGACGCCGGACAACCCGCAGGGCTGCCCGTACGTCAGCAAGGACGGCCAGCGCAACCCGGAGGCCGACGCGATCACCGACCACACCTACCGGATGTGGGCCTGGGACGCGATGTACTACCTCTCGCTCGCCTGGTACTACACCGGCGACGCG
Proteins encoded in this region:
- a CDS encoding aspartate/glutamate racemase family protein — protein: MRIVVTNCNTTEAMTKEIEAGARAAASPGTEILARTPRWGPESAEGWLDSFLSAAAVLDLLRGLDEPFDAVVLAGFGEHGREGARELLDVPVVDITEAAAHLACLLGRRYGVVTTLDRTCGLIEDSLHAAGVGQNCVTVTGAGLGVLELTDERRTESALLTAGRRARDAGAEVLVLGCAGMTGLDRKIATMLDIPVIDGVAAAVRLAESLVALGLRTSRAGSYAKPLDKRRTWPG